Within the Sporocytophaga myxococcoides DSM 11118 genome, the region ACTTAAAAATCTTGATTATATAACCGCCGATCTCGAATCTCCTTTGGCTAAGGTTAAAATGGATATACACCAAATTCCATTTGAAGCCAATACTTTTGATGTTGCTTTCTGCAACCATGTAATGGAACACGTTGATAGTGATATAAAGGCTATGAGTGAAATTTACAGGGTATTGAAGCCTGGCGGATGGGCTATCATTCAATCTCCTCTTGACTTAACCCGCAAAACTACTTTTGAAGACTTTTCCATAACTGATCCTTCTGACAGAGAAAAAATATTCGGACAAAATGATCACGTTCGGGTTTATGGAAGAGATTACAAAAAACGTCTTGAACAAGGAGGATTTACAGTTATCGAGGACGACTATGTAATGCAACTTGATCCCAAAATTGTAGAGAGGTATGCTTTACCAAAAGAGGAAATTATTTATCTGTGTAAAAAATAAGGCTATTTCTTTTCTTTAAACAACTCTCTTTTAAGTTCTGTTAAAAAGCCGATTCCATAGCCCGTAAGCTGTGTAAATACAGCAGCCACGCTGAGAAAGCCAATTTTTAAACTCCTGTTTTTTATAGTTGCATCTATCAAAATCAGTACTGAATACAAAAGCAATATTCCCAAACATAAATAGAATATGGTACTGCTAAAAATTGATGAAAGTAAAGTGAATGCACAGAATATGGTAAATGCTGCGGGCATGAAATGAATTGGCTTTAACTCCGCAGGAAAAAATCTGTAAATATTTATTCTTGCCCTTCCGAAAAAATGTAATTGCTTAAAGAAATGAGTGAAGTTTGTCCTTCTTTTATGATAAACAAAA harbors:
- a CDS encoding class I SAM-dependent methyltransferase, which codes for MKKLISLVIRKIPRKYLQIFSPLALKVIALFYAGNNVECPISGKTYRKFLPYGRIPRPNALAPDSLSLERHRLMWLYLKNKTNFFTAKLKVLHIAPEHCFIHRFEELKNLDYITADLESPLAKVKMDIHQIPFEANTFDVAFCNHVMEHVDSDIKAMSEIYRVLKPGGWAIIQSPLDLTRKTTFEDFSITDPSDREKIFGQNDHVRVYGRDYKKRLEQGGFTVIEDDYVMQLDPKIVERYALPKEEIIYLCKK